The following coding sequences are from one Nonlabens arenilitoris window:
- a CDS encoding PAS domain-containing protein, whose product MTLENSQYTVINSHIKSLPMLSWELIKKLLWDLDKDILEQMNGLANEHNWHFNYFLDRFSHYNGYTIVITDHNFKIQCCSENIFKMTGYESRELIGHTPALLQGIKTDKNSKMLIKKATQNELPFNTRLVNYRKNGEIYGCEIHAFPIFNSKLEVSHFIAFEKEYFV is encoded by the coding sequence ATGACTTTAGAAAACTCCCAATATACTGTTATCAACAGCCACATTAAATCCTTACCTATGTTATCATGGGAATTGATTAAGAAGCTTTTATGGGATCTGGACAAAGATATATTAGAACAAATGAATGGTCTAGCAAATGAACATAACTGGCATTTTAATTATTTTCTAGATCGCTTTTCACACTATAATGGATATACTATAGTCATTACAGATCATAATTTTAAAATCCAGTGTTGCTCTGAGAATATTTTTAAAATGACTGGATATGAAAGTCGTGAATTGATAGGTCACACACCTGCTTTATTACAAGGTATTAAGACAGATAAGAATTCAAAAATGCTTATAAAAAAGGCAACTCAAAATGAATTGCCTTTTAATACTCGTCTAGTTAATTACCGTAAAAATGGTGAGATATACGGTTGTGAAATCCATGCCTTTCCTATCTTCAATAGCAAGCTAGAAGTATCTCACTTCATTGCTTTTGAAAAGGAATATTTTGTTTAG
- a CDS encoding NAD-dependent epimerase/dehydratase family protein: protein MKYTAVVIGATGLTGSRLVNLLFDNEQYERVITLSRKRTKLNHRKHESHIVDLFDPATYTDFLKADHLFICTGTTQAKTPDKEEYYRIEHDLPVQVAEVALHNGVQKVIAISALGANPDSKFMYNRGKGEMERDIEKLAFKEAYFVQPALIGGEREEQRKFESAWKKFQKLIDPLLIGFLKKYRTIEPETIAQSMIYVAINGYEKSRIESDELKVIASL, encoded by the coding sequence ATGAAATATACAGCTGTTGTTATCGGTGCCACAGGACTTACGGGAAGTAGGTTAGTGAATTTATTATTTGATAATGAACAATATGAGCGTGTGATTACGCTTTCGCGAAAGCGTACTAAACTCAACCACCGCAAACACGAATCACATATCGTGGATTTATTTGATCCGGCTACTTATACTGATTTCTTAAAAGCTGATCACTTATTTATATGTACTGGAACAACCCAAGCCAAAACACCAGATAAGGAGGAATACTATCGAATCGAACATGATTTACCAGTACAGGTTGCCGAGGTCGCTTTGCATAACGGCGTGCAAAAAGTCATTGCCATATCTGCACTAGGAGCAAATCCTGACAGTAAGTTTATGTACAATCGAGGCAAAGGAGAAATGGAACGTGATATTGAGAAACTAGCTTTTAAAGAAGCATACTTTGTCCAGCCGGCATTAATAGGTGGCGAGCGAGAAGAGCAACGCAAATTTGAAAGTGCCTGGAAAAAATTTCAAAAGCTTATTGATCCTTTACTCATAGGTTTTCTTAAAAAATATCGCACTATAGAACCAGAAACGATTGCTCAATCTATGATTTATGTAGCCATTAATGGTTATGAAAAATCTAGAATAGAAAGTGATGAGTTAAAGGTGATAGCGTCGCTTTAG
- the pbpC gene encoding penicillin-binding protein 1C, whose product MKKFLFKHKIKLSITFILLVWYAFCLPEQLFDVPYSTVIESRDGRLLDAHIARDDQWRFPAVDSVPYKYKKCLLQFEDAHFYSHPGFNPVSIAKAFKENISAGKVVRGGSTITQQVIRLARKQDRKYYEKFIELIWATRLELRLSKEEILELYASHAPYGGNVIGLDMASWRYFGRKPHELSWAESATLAVLPNAPGLIYPGKRESKLREKRDALLLKLKQEKIIDDMDYELAISESVPTRDFRVPQLAPHLLNRANKQYGTQKIRTTIDYQMQETVNRIVQNHHHILKQNGINNLAMLVLDIENQSVSAYVGNAPTTREHQKDVDIITAPRSTGSVLKPFLYATMLDNGELLPHSLIKDIPTVINGYNTQNFDKTYSGAVPASQALSRSLNVPAVRMLRDHGVTRFYDKLQDLGQSHINRGAGTYGLSLIIGGGESSLWDMSRAYLSMATILKDYTQTSSEYNHNVMDGLHYVADDGDAFAKADLKTTPHIYGAGSIYHTFEAMKNVNRPEGEEIWHFFNPNHNMAWKTGTSYGNRDAWAIGVTPRYVIGVWTGNADGEGRAEMTGIKSAAPVLFDLFNRLPQQEWFAPPYDDMVEIDICKKSGYLATPECEIEKQWIPAVGERYDSCPYHKIIQLDAAQSYQVNADCEPVSNMVAKSYFTLPPVMAWYYRRTYPDYEPLPPYRADCESPVEKAMTFIRPNARTTITLTKNVEGKVNETVFELAHKIPNTTVYWYLDEDYITSTKEFHEIALSASAGLHVITAVDEDGNDVKLSLRFK is encoded by the coding sequence GTGAAAAAATTCTTGTTCAAACATAAAATCAAATTAAGCATCACTTTCATACTGCTCGTTTGGTATGCCTTCTGTTTGCCAGAGCAATTATTTGATGTTCCGTACTCGACGGTTATAGAAAGTAGGGATGGTCGTTTGCTTGATGCACATATTGCTCGAGATGACCAGTGGCGATTTCCTGCGGTAGATAGCGTTCCCTATAAATATAAAAAATGCTTGTTGCAGTTTGAAGACGCTCATTTTTATAGTCATCCTGGATTTAATCCGGTCTCTATAGCCAAAGCCTTTAAAGAAAATATAAGCGCTGGCAAAGTAGTTCGCGGTGGTAGTACCATTACCCAGCAGGTGATTCGGCTTGCGCGAAAACAGGATCGAAAATACTATGAGAAATTCATAGAACTTATTTGGGCGACAAGGCTAGAGTTGAGACTTTCCAAGGAAGAAATTTTAGAACTCTACGCTTCTCATGCACCTTATGGTGGTAATGTGATAGGACTCGATATGGCGTCGTGGCGGTATTTTGGAAGAAAACCACACGAGCTCAGTTGGGCAGAAAGTGCTACGTTAGCAGTATTGCCCAATGCTCCTGGATTAATTTATCCTGGTAAACGAGAAAGTAAACTTAGAGAAAAAAGGGATGCGTTACTGCTAAAATTAAAGCAAGAAAAAATTATAGATGATATGGATTATGAACTCGCCATATCAGAATCTGTTCCTACTCGAGATTTTAGAGTACCGCAACTGGCTCCACATTTATTGAATAGAGCAAATAAGCAATACGGCACTCAAAAAATCAGAACCACAATTGATTATCAAATGCAAGAAACGGTCAATCGCATCGTACAAAATCATCATCATATCCTGAAGCAAAACGGTATTAACAACCTCGCCATGTTAGTTCTGGACATTGAAAACCAATCGGTATCTGCTTATGTGGGAAATGCTCCTACTACCAGAGAACACCAGAAAGACGTGGACATTATTACCGCTCCACGTAGTACTGGTAGTGTCCTCAAACCGTTTTTATATGCGACCATGCTCGATAATGGTGAGCTACTTCCACATAGCTTAATAAAAGATATCCCTACGGTTATCAATGGTTATAACACGCAAAATTTTGATAAGACTTACAGTGGTGCCGTTCCGGCTTCACAAGCCTTATCGCGATCACTCAATGTACCTGCTGTGCGCATGCTACGCGATCATGGTGTTACTCGATTCTATGACAAATTGCAAGATTTAGGTCAATCACACATCAATCGTGGTGCGGGAACTTATGGATTGAGCTTGATTATAGGTGGTGGCGAAAGCAGTTTATGGGACATGAGTCGTGCTTATCTATCTATGGCTACTATTTTAAAAGACTACACTCAAACGAGTAGTGAGTATAATCACAACGTCATGGATGGTTTACACTATGTGGCTGATGATGGAGACGCTTTCGCGAAAGCGGACTTAAAAACAACACCTCATATCTATGGTGCAGGAAGTATTTACCACACTTTTGAGGCTATGAAAAATGTCAACCGACCCGAAGGTGAGGAGATATGGCACTTTTTTAATCCCAACCATAATATGGCATGGAAAACAGGAACCAGCTATGGAAATCGAGATGCCTGGGCGATAGGCGTCACACCACGATATGTCATAGGCGTATGGACTGGAAATGCCGATGGTGAAGGACGCGCTGAAATGACTGGAATCAAAAGTGCTGCACCAGTGCTTTTTGATTTGTTCAATAGACTACCTCAACAAGAATGGTTTGCACCACCGTATGATGATATGGTTGAAATAGATATCTGTAAAAAATCAGGTTATCTCGCCACACCTGAATGTGAGATCGAGAAACAATGGATTCCAGCCGTAGGAGAACGCTATGACTCTTGTCCCTATCACAAAATAATACAGCTAGACGCTGCACAATCCTATCAGGTAAATGCAGACTGTGAACCAGTTTCTAACATGGTTGCAAAATCTTATTTCACCCTACCACCAGTAATGGCCTGGTACTACCGTAGAACATATCCCGATTATGAACCACTTCCACCCTATCGAGCAGATTGTGAATCACCTGTAGAAAAAGCCATGACTTTTATAAGGCCTAATGCTCGAACTACCATTACACTCACTAAAAATGTAGAAGGTAAAGTGAATGAAACGGTTTTTGAACTAGCCCACAAAATTCCTAATACGACAGTCTATTGGTATCTCGATGAAGACTACATCACCAGTACAAAAGAATTTCATGAAATAGCGCTAAGTGCCAGTGCTGGCTTACATGTCATTACCGCAGTTGATGAGGATGGCAATGATGTGAAGTTGAGTTTGAGATTTAAGTAA
- the dinB gene encoding DNA polymerase IV — protein MHELDDRKIIHVDMDAFYASVEQRDFPELKGKPIAVGGGNNRGVVAAASYEARKYGVRSAMPSVTAKKLCPDLIFVKHRFDKYREVSQQIRDIFLDYTDLVEPLSLDEAYLDVTENKLNYPSATVIAYDIRRRIYETTGLTASAGISINKFVAKIASDYNKPNGQKTITPEEVIPFLEELEIRKFHGIGKVTAEKMYLQGIFTGAHLKERSLEFLQEHFGKSGAHYYNIVRGIHHSPVKPDRIRKSLGAERTFAENISSEIFMKERLTQIAEEIEKRLAKNDVAGKTVTLKIKYSDFKTQTRSKTLSHFIRTKDLILATAIELMEQEGFRESVRLLGITLSNLNTDVEEDDFVEVQLKFMF, from the coding sequence ATGCACGAATTGGATGATCGCAAAATTATACATGTAGACATGGACGCATTTTATGCGAGCGTCGAGCAACGTGATTTTCCAGAATTAAAAGGAAAACCTATTGCCGTAGGTGGTGGAAATAATCGCGGTGTAGTAGCAGCGGCAAGTTATGAAGCGCGCAAATATGGTGTGCGTAGTGCCATGCCTAGTGTCACGGCCAAAAAACTATGTCCAGATCTGATTTTTGTGAAACATAGATTTGATAAATACCGAGAGGTATCTCAACAAATTAGAGATATATTCTTAGACTATACAGACCTCGTAGAGCCTTTATCACTAGATGAGGCTTACCTAGATGTCACAGAGAATAAGTTGAACTATCCTAGTGCTACTGTTATTGCATATGATATAAGAAGACGCATTTATGAAACTACTGGATTAACTGCCAGCGCAGGGATTTCTATCAATAAATTTGTTGCAAAAATTGCTAGTGATTATAACAAACCTAACGGACAAAAAACAATAACACCTGAAGAGGTGATTCCGTTTCTAGAAGAATTAGAGATTAGAAAGTTTCACGGTATAGGAAAAGTCACTGCAGAGAAAATGTACTTGCAAGGCATATTTACAGGAGCTCATTTAAAAGAACGCAGTCTAGAGTTTTTACAAGAGCATTTTGGTAAAAGTGGCGCTCACTATTATAACATTGTGCGAGGTATACACCACAGTCCGGTAAAACCAGATCGTATTAGAAAATCCCTAGGTGCAGAGCGTACTTTTGCCGAAAATATATCGAGCGAGATATTTATGAAAGAGCGTCTTACTCAAATCGCTGAGGAAATTGAAAAACGACTCGCAAAAAATGATGTTGCTGGTAAAACGGTTACTTTAAAAATAAAATACAGCGATTTTAAAACGCAAACACGTAGCAAAACCCTATCTCATTTTATAAGAACTAAAGATTTAATACTGGCCACTGCGATTGAATTAATGGAACAAGAAGGTTTCCGTGAAAGTGTACGCTTGCTAGGTATCACCCTATCTAATCTCAATACTGATGTTGAAGAAGATGATTTTGTTGAAGTTCAATTAAAATTTATGTTCTAA
- a CDS encoding autotransporter domain-containing protein, translated as MKSLKLNLIIALLSVGFLSAQENNSHWYQNLHVKVGYADNFSYSSDLNVTGYEFYVPTNATFRLGLGYDFNLSEKWTLSPSAEIDWIRSITETYINSDSGLDSSFGLKSSSNSYIDLIISAPFQYELLGNDKNSLGIAIAPQINFRSFNDVGFSSLTIGNDGESISYEYTERNRILRPSLLLGLNYNFKLGALPVRAQAFYSHSFTPQYFGEYTYVNEINGESQNGEYEFDGHQAGVSLAFFPFGNGNPDKKEKKEKIIKEKKERNENIGSSRFGYKMGVNFSNVTGIDELSGADSGYAGTELYGGLFIDTRISENWNLQNEATFSFTDEFLFLEIPVLFKRKVGNNFWAFGGPKAQLVTNETTSVTRNVGLGVDFGLQYDLPKDFFIEARYGIGLSEQIGSDFLGFTNGKRNVLRIGVGIKF; from the coding sequence ATGAAGTCCTTAAAACTCAATTTAATCATCGCTTTATTAAGCGTTGGATTTTTATCTGCTCAAGAAAACAATTCTCATTGGTATCAAAACCTACATGTCAAAGTAGGTTATGCAGATAACTTTAGTTATTCATCAGATTTAAATGTAACAGGTTACGAATTCTACGTACCTACCAATGCCACTTTCAGGCTAGGATTAGGTTACGATTTTAATCTTTCTGAGAAATGGACATTATCTCCGAGTGCTGAGATTGACTGGATAAGATCAATAACTGAGACCTATATCAATTCCGACAGTGGACTAGATAGCTCATTTGGTCTTAAAAGTTCTTCAAATTCCTATATTGATCTTATAATATCTGCTCCCTTCCAATATGAATTATTAGGTAATGATAAAAACAGTTTAGGGATTGCCATTGCACCACAAATCAATTTTAGGTCCTTCAATGATGTTGGGTTTTCAAGTTTAACAATAGGGAATGATGGAGAAAGCATAAGTTATGAATATACGGAGCGCAATAGAATATTGAGACCTTCATTATTATTAGGCTTAAATTACAATTTTAAACTTGGAGCACTTCCAGTGAGAGCTCAAGCTTTTTACAGCCATTCCTTTACACCACAATATTTCGGTGAGTATACCTATGTAAATGAGATTAATGGCGAGTCTCAAAATGGCGAGTATGAATTTGACGGTCATCAAGCTGGTGTGTCTTTAGCTTTTTTCCCATTTGGAAATGGAAATCCCGATAAAAAAGAAAAGAAAGAAAAAATCATTAAAGAGAAGAAAGAACGCAATGAAAATATAGGCAGCAGTAGATTCGGTTATAAAATGGGTGTGAACTTTTCAAATGTTACTGGGATAGATGAGCTATCTGGAGCAGATAGTGGTTACGCTGGCACAGAGCTTTATGGTGGTTTATTCATTGATACTAGAATCAGTGAAAACTGGAATCTTCAAAACGAAGCTACCTTTTCATTTACAGATGAATTTTTATTCTTAGAGATCCCTGTATTATTTAAAAGAAAAGTTGGAAATAACTTTTGGGCTTTTGGTGGACCTAAAGCTCAACTTGTGACCAATGAAACAACAAGTGTCACAAGAAACGTAGGTTTAGGCGTAGATTTTGGTTTACAATATGATTTACCAAAGGATTTCTTTATTGAGGCGCGATATGGAATAGGTCTGTCAGAACAAATAGGTAGTGACTTCCTAGGTTTTACAAATGGAAAACGAAACGTGTTACGCATAGGAGTTGGTATTAAGTTTTAA
- the pyk gene encoding pyruvate kinase has protein sequence MPKTKKTKIVATLGPATSSKEVLLGMMNAGVNVFRINFSHADHEDVRERVQMIRDLNEEHGFATGILGDLQGPKLRVGVMKEEVVVHPGDVITISTGKPFKGTAERVYMNYEHFPRDVKAGERILLDDGKLMFEVISTDGEKDVVTKVIQGGPLRSKKGVNLPQTDISLPALTEKDVVDAIFACELQVDWMALSFVRHSRDLMELQDLIKEHSEHKIPIIAKIEKPEAVTNIDKIVAYCDGLMVARGDLGVEVPAHEVPLIQKQLVLKAKQARIPVIIATQMMETMITSLTPTRAEVNDVANSVMDGADAVMLSGETSVGQYPIQVIEKMTSICLSVENSDLINVPHSAPHIKTKRYITKSICYHAAKMADEIDAKAITTMTNSGYTAFQISAWRPDAHILTFTSNKRILTQLSLLWGVKAFLYDRFVSTDETIEDVNQFAKDKKFVKKGDFLINLAAMPVTDKGMVNTLRVSEIE, from the coding sequence ATGCCAAAGACAAAAAAGACTAAAATAGTAGCTACGTTAGGACCTGCAACTTCTTCAAAAGAGGTGTTGTTAGGAATGATGAATGCTGGTGTGAATGTATTTAGAATTAATTTTTCTCATGCAGATCATGAAGATGTAAGAGAACGCGTTCAGATGATACGTGATCTTAATGAAGAGCACGGTTTTGCAACAGGGATTTTAGGAGACCTTCAAGGTCCTAAACTGCGTGTAGGCGTTATGAAAGAAGAAGTAGTTGTGCATCCTGGTGATGTTATAACTATTTCAACTGGTAAGCCTTTTAAAGGTACTGCAGAGCGTGTTTACATGAATTATGAACATTTTCCGAGAGATGTAAAAGCAGGTGAGCGCATTCTTCTTGATGATGGTAAATTGATGTTTGAAGTAATTTCAACTGATGGTGAAAAAGATGTGGTCACAAAGGTTATTCAAGGTGGTCCACTGCGTTCTAAAAAAGGAGTCAATCTACCACAAACAGATATTTCATTACCAGCTCTTACAGAAAAAGACGTGGTAGATGCCATATTTGCTTGTGAGTTACAAGTAGACTGGATGGCACTTTCTTTTGTCCGTCATAGTCGTGATTTGATGGAGTTACAAGATTTGATCAAAGAACACTCAGAGCATAAAATTCCTATTATCGCAAAAATTGAAAAGCCTGAAGCTGTCACTAACATCGATAAAATTGTAGCTTATTGCGACGGTTTAATGGTGGCTCGTGGTGATTTAGGTGTTGAGGTACCTGCACATGAAGTACCTCTTATTCAAAAACAATTAGTCTTAAAAGCAAAACAAGCACGTATTCCAGTTATCATCGCTACACAAATGATGGAAACAATGATTACTAGCCTTACACCTACACGTGCAGAGGTAAATGACGTTGCAAATTCTGTGATGGATGGTGCAGATGCGGTAATGCTATCTGGTGAAACATCAGTAGGTCAGTATCCTATTCAAGTAATAGAAAAAATGACCAGCATTTGTTTATCTGTTGAAAACAGTGACTTGATTAATGTGCCACATAGCGCACCGCATATCAAAACAAAGAGATATATCACTAAATCAATATGTTATCATGCGGCAAAAATGGCTGACGAGATCGATGCAAAAGCCATCACGACAATGACTAATAGTGGTTATACAGCGTTTCAAATAAGCGCATGGAGACCAGATGCACACATTTTAACATTCACTAGTAACAAACGTATCCTTACACAATTGAGTTTATTATGGGGTGTTAAAGCCTTTTTATATGATCGTTTTGTAAGTACTGATGAAACCATTGAAGATGTGAATCAATTTGCAAAAGACAAAAAATTTGTCAAAAAAGGAGATTTCTTAATCAATCTTGCAGCAATGCCTGTTACAGATAAGGGAATGGTTAATACTTTAAGAGTATCTGAAATTGAATAA
- a CDS encoding NAD(P)H-binding protein, whose amino-acid sequence MNKKTIGILACGWLGLELGKQLVLEGFPVKGTVRHKDKLANLKEVEIDGYILDLKEDKLYGDVADFLRNIDVLFINIPPGLRKNPESDFAQRMKLLMTFVNTATVEQVIFVSSTSVFEDVQDIPVYDENSRPNSTSSNGKKIYAAELLVQDFFANTTILRPCGLIGDDRHPIKMLAGRKGVSNPAAPINLVHRQHVIDIVKKLITQELKTSIVHAISEPHESRKTYYCQKALEFDIESPDFDESKKSVGKRIESLYR is encoded by the coding sequence ATGAATAAGAAAACAATCGGTATCTTAGCTTGTGGATGGCTCGGTCTAGAGTTAGGAAAACAACTTGTTTTAGAAGGATTTCCCGTAAAAGGAACCGTACGTCATAAAGATAAACTAGCCAACTTAAAAGAAGTTGAAATAGATGGTTATATCCTTGATTTAAAAGAAGATAAACTCTACGGTGATGTGGCCGATTTTCTAAGAAATATAGATGTGCTATTCATCAACATTCCACCTGGATTGCGTAAAAATCCAGAAAGTGATTTTGCCCAGCGCATGAAATTGCTCATGACATTTGTAAATACGGCAACTGTTGAACAGGTCATTTTTGTGTCGAGCACTTCTGTCTTTGAAGATGTGCAAGACATTCCAGTTTATGATGAAAACAGCAGACCTAACAGCACGAGTAGTAATGGCAAAAAAATCTATGCAGCAGAGTTGCTAGTTCAAGACTTCTTTGCCAACACGACTATTTTAAGACCATGTGGTTTAATAGGCGACGATAGGCATCCTATAAAAATGCTCGCTGGTCGTAAGGGCGTTTCAAATCCAGCTGCACCCATAAACCTTGTTCATAGACAACATGTAATTGATATAGTAAAGAAGCTCATAACTCAAGAATTAAAAACTTCTATAGTTCACGCAATTAGCGAACCACATGAATCTAGAAAAACTTACTATTGTCAAAAAGCCCTAGAATTTGATATCGAATCACCTGATTTTGATGAAAGTAAGAAGTCGGTTGGGAAAAGGATTGAGTCCTTATACCGTTAG
- a CDS encoding CYTH domain-containing protein — translation MLEIERKYIVKNTDFLKDLKGKRITQGYLSTDPARTVRVRIKGAQGFITIKGQSTDSGLTRYEWEKEITIVEAEDLLELALPGVIDKTRYEIAIEKHTWEVDVFHGTNKGLIIAEIELETEDEPFSKPVWITQEVTGDQRYYNSYLSERPFGEW, via the coding sequence ATGCTAGAAATAGAACGCAAGTACATAGTCAAAAATACAGATTTTTTAAAAGATCTCAAAGGAAAACGCATCACCCAAGGCTATCTTTCTACAGATCCAGCTCGTACCGTGCGAGTGCGTATTAAAGGAGCTCAAGGATTTATAACTATAAAAGGACAGTCTACAGACAGCGGCCTTACCCGATATGAATGGGAAAAAGAAATTACCATTGTAGAGGCAGAAGATTTACTAGAACTAGCACTACCAGGTGTAATTGATAAAACCAGATATGAAATTGCCATAGAAAAGCACACTTGGGAAGTAGATGTTTTTCATGGAACAAATAAGGGATTAATAATAGCCGAAATCGAACTTGAAACCGAAGATGAGCCGTTCTCTAAACCTGTTTGGATTACTCAAGAAGTCACAGGAGATCAACGTTATTACAATTCTTATTTGAGTGAGCGGCCTTTTGGTGAGTGGTAG